The Spirosoma sp. SC4-14 DNA window TGGGCTGTTTGTTTCGCTGCTCGTAATCCTGATAACCCGTAAGTCGATGTCGAAAGAATCCTTCGATGAATGGGGCTGGCGGGTTCCGTTTCTGGTATCGGTGCTGATGGTTCTGATTTCGTATGTAATCCGGCGTAACATGAGCGAATCACCGCTGTTTGCCAAAGCCAAGGCCGAAGGAAAAACCTCTACCAATCCGCTCAAGGAGAGTTTTGGGAATCGTTACAATTTCAAATTTGTACTACTGGCTCTGTTCGGAGCAACTATGGGCCAGGGGGTTGTCTGGTATACCGGACAGTTCTACGCCATGAGCTTTATCAAAACGGTTTGTAATGTCGATGCCATTCAATCCGACGAGCTGATGTCGGTGGCACTCCTGATGGGCACTCCGTTCTTTGTGGTGTTTGGCTGGCTGTCGGACCGAATCGGGCGTAAAGGGATCATGCTGATCGGTATGCTGGTAGCGTTGCTTTCTTACCGGGCGATTTATGAAAAAATCTACCAGACAACGAATCTGAAGAACAAGCAGGAGATTACGACCAACTTCTCGGCCGATTCGACTACGGCTCCAGATCCTAAAGTAGACGGGGGTTTTATCCAGACCAAAACCATCAAACGCGAATACACCGACGGCACCAAACTCACCGAAGTAAGTAAACTTAAAATAGCCGCCGATCCCTCGGCAGAACCAGCAAAGCCAGACATCAAAAAAACGGTGCTGATTAACGACAGTGACCGGTGGACCCTAATCTGGCTCATTTTTATTCAGGTCATTTTTGTCACGCTGGTATATGGTCCAATTGCGGCCTTTCTGGTTGAAATGTTCCCGGTCAAAATTCGCTATACGTCCATGTCGCTGCCCTATCATATTGGCAATGGCGTGTTCGGTGGGCTATTGCCAGCCGTGGCTACCTATCTGGCCACGGGCGCTAAAGAAGCCAATTTGGCTGCCGAAAAAGCTGGATCGGCCCTGCCGTATGCAGCTCCGTATCTGGAAGGGCTCTGGTATCCAATTATCGTTGCTGCCGTTAGTTTCTTAATTGGCCTTGTTTACATCCGAAATCGTGCACAGGTAGTCGACTAATTCTGCTCTAAACTCGTATCATCTTATGAATACCATTAAACGTTATCTGGGAGTGGTTTGGCTAGGTCTGGCCGCTTTGGCCGGTTACTTCGGCATCACGTCGCTGGGGCTACCCAAGCTTACCTCGGGCAAAACCGACGACCTTGTTTTTGGAATCATCATTGTATTTGTGCTCATGCCCATTATTGTGGGTGGCCTGGCTCGTTTCGGTTTGTATGCCCTTCAGGGCGAATACGACGAGTCGGATAATCGATCGTAAGCGTGGTTTGCCTCAGCGTTATGCAGGTCATTGGTGATTAGTCATCGATCATTTGTTTTTGGTCATTTGTCATAAGTTAATTGGTCATTAGGTATCAGTTCTCATGTATCCAATGACTAATGACAAAAACTAATGACTAATCCCAATTGCCAACGTAATAATACCCGTTTCGTACCTACCGTATCTTATGAAAACCGTTCGTTTGTTTTTGTTGAGCACTATTTTTCTGCTCCTTTTTAACGAACCCATTATTTCTATTGTCAATGATGCAACCTTACTGGGCGGCATTCCGCGATTGTACGTCTATGTGCTACTGGTCTGGGTTTTACTGATCGGCCTGATCGCCTACTGCGTCCGGCAGACACCACCCTCCGACAACGCCCTGCCCAACGATGACTAGCCTGTCTCTGATCATCTGCTCGCTACTGTATCTGGGTATATTGTTTGGAATTGCCGACTGGGCCGAACGCCAACGCGCCCGAGGCCATACAGGTCGTGGCATAGTCGGCAATTCCTACGTATATGCTCTGTCGCTGGCGGTCTACTGCACAGCCTGGACCTTTTATGGCAGCGTTGGCAAAGCAGCCTCCGAAGGTATAGGCTTTCTGTCGGTTTACATTGGCCCCACGCTGATGGCACCGCTCTGGTGGCTTATTCTGCGGAAGATGATCCGCATCTGCAAACGGCAGGGCATCACCAATATCGCGGATTTTATATCGGCCCGTTATGGCAAAAGCCGTGGATTAGGTGTGCTGGTCACACTGGTCTGTGTTATTGGCATAACGCCCTATATATCGATTCAGATACGAGCCATTGCCACCAGCTTTGCCAGTTTATCAGGAAAAGGATCATCGATTAAACCCATATCGTTTCTGAGCGATCATGCGTTTTTGCTAACACTGTTGCTGGCCTTATTTGCTATTCTGTTCGGCACGCGCAAACTCGAAGCCAACGAACGGCACGAAGGTCTGGTAGCAGCCATTGCGTTCGAATCGCTGGTAAAACTCGTCGCCTTTGTAGCTGTAGGCGCATTCGTTACGTTCGGGTTGTTCAACGGTCCCGGCGATATTTTTGGTCGGGCCGCCAGCTTGCCCAAGCTGGCCGACAACTTTCATTTCGGGCCTGGTCACAGCACCAGCGACTGGTTCTGGGAAAGTTTATTATCCGGGTTTGCGGTGTTGTTTCTACCGCGTCAGTTTCAGGTGGCCGTTGTCGAGAATGTCGACGAAAAGCACCTCAACAAAGCGATGTGGCTCTTTCCGCTCTACCTGTTTCTGATTACGCTGTTTGTGTTACCGATGGCATTTGGTGGCCAACTGGTTCTGGGAGCTTCGGCAAACCCCGATGAGTATGTGCTGTTTCTTCCACTCCGAAACAACCAGCCGGGTTTAGCTATGCTGGCCTATCTGGGTGGTTTTTCGGCCGCTACCAGCATGATTATCATTGAAACAACAGCATTGAGCGTCATGATCAGCAATAACCTGGTGATGCCACTGTTACTGACCCGTCCTTCCTGGCAAAACCGATGGGGTATGCACCCAGCCTCGTTCGTTCTAAACACCCGTCGACTGGCCATTCTCGCGCTTCTTCTGTTGGCTTATGTCTATTATCGTGTGGTTTCCGACCGGCTTCCACTGGTTTCGGTAGGTATGATTTCGTTTGCGGCTGTAGCCCAGTTTGCACCGGCAATTATTGGCGGGCTTTTCTGGAAACAAGGCTCATTTGCCGGAGCCCGGCTAGGCCTGCTGGCTGGTGTTGGTATCTGGTTCTATACCCTTGTTCTGCCCACTATTATCCCCGTCGACGAGTACCCGGCTATTCTCACAAATACTCCGTCTGTTTTGCGGCTGTTGCGTCCCAATGCTTTGTTTGGTCTGCATCATTACGGCCCTATTGCCCATTCTGTATTCTGGTCGCTACTGATTAATACGGGTCTATATGTCTGGGGGTCGCTCCGCCAGTCGCAACGCGCAACCGACGTTAATCAGGCCGTGTTGTTCGTAGATGTGTTCCGGCTCGAGCGTTCGCACCCGGTAGCCTGGAAAGGAACTGCGCTTCTTACCGACATTCAGGGCTTACTGGCTACTTTTTTTGGCAGAGAACGGGCTATTCATATTCTGGAACGCTATATCCGGCGCTTTAGCATCGATTCGAGTCAGCCGTTTGCCGATCCTCGGTTGGTTACACAGGCCGAACGGATTCTGGCGGGAGCCGTAGGTGCTGCTTCGGCCCGGATTCTGGTTTCGTCCGTAACCAAGGAAGAACCCCTGAGCACCGGCGAAGTTATTCAGATTCTGAAGAGTTCGCAGGAATTAATGATCGCCAACAAAAAACTAATTCGTCAGTCGTCCGAACTCCAGCAGCTAACCAGTCAGCTACGCGATGTTAACGAACGGCTTCAACGGGCCGATCAGCAGAAAGATGACTTTTTGTCGACTGTAACCCACGAAATCAGAACGCCTATCACCTCGATACGCGCCCTGACCGAAATCCTACAGGACGAACCCGATCTGGAGATCGACATCCGTCAGCAGTTTCTGAATACTATTGTTCGGGAATCGGAACGGCTTACCCGGCTCATCGACCAGATTCTCGAACTCGACCGAATCCAGTCGGGCCGTATTCCACTCTCGCTAACGGAAGTATCACCAACGAACCTGATTCTGGAATCGGTCGAAACCGTTCGTCCATTGGCAGCCGACAAAAAACTAACTATTTCCATCGATACTCCCGCCCGACCGGTATCGATTATGGCCGACTATGACCGATTGATGCAGGTTATGATCAATTTACTGTCCAATGCGGTCAAATTCAGCCCGGAAGGCAGCTTACCCATCGACGTTCGTTTGGTTTCCGATCATCAATATTGCACCGTAGACGTGACCGACCGCGGAATTGGCATTGACCCAGTTCATCAGGAGCTGATTTTTGATAAATTTTATCAGGCTCACCCCAGCGGTCCGCGAAAACCGAAAGGAAGTGGCCTTGGTCTGGCCATTTCCCGCATGTTGGTTGAGTTACATCAGGGCGCTCTTTCCGTCAGGAGCAGACCAGGACAGGGGTCGACCTTTACCATCCAGCTCCCACTACTGGTTAATACGTCAGTAAATAATGATATTAGCAACTCTTATTTACATTGATTTCTGCCAGGCCGCCGAATAGAACCGCAACTATGAATACGCACATACTTATTGCCGACGATGAACCCAGCATTCTGATGTCACTTGAATTTTTGATGAAAAAACAAGGCTATCAGGTATTGATTGCACGCGATGGCGCAGAGGCTTACGAACTGTTGCAACAACACCATCCTAAAGTGCTGCTGCTCGATGTTATGATGCCCGGCATGAATGGCTATGAACTGTGTGCGTATGTCCGCAAAACACCGGGCTTTGAGCATACGAAAGTTATCTTTTTGAGTGCCAAGAATAAAGATATTGATTTTCAGCGTGGCTACGATGCTGGTGCCGACTTATACCTAACCAAACCGTTTTCGACCCGCGAACTGGTTAGCAAAGTTCGCGAAATGCTCACTGGCCGCCCAACCTGACCGTTACCAAAATCTTTACGATCATGACTACTGCATCACGCACCTATGCCGACGAGTATGCACGAAGCTTGAACGATCCGGCAAATTTCTGGGCTGAGCAGGCCCGGCGCATTCCCTGGTATAAAACGCCAGACCAGATTCTGACTACCGACGAGGAAGGCCTGACTCGCTGGTTTGCCGATGGCGTGCTAAATACCTGCTATGCTGCGGTCGATTATCATGCCGATCATGGTCGCGCCAACCAGGCTGCGCTGATCTACGACTCGCCCGTAACGGCAACCAAACGAACCATCACCTACGGTCAGCTACGCGATGAAGTCGCGCAACTGGCCGGAGCATTGAGGGCGGCTGGTGTCGAAAAAGGCGATACGGTGGTGATTTATATGCCCATGATTCCCGAAACGGCCTTTGCCATGCTGGCCTGTGCGCGGATTGGTGCTGTTCATTCGGTAGTATTCGGAGGCTTTGCTCCACACGAACTGGCCATTCGCATCGACGACGCCCAGCCGAAAGTGATCCTGTCGGCATCCTGCGGTATCGAGTTTGACCGGACCATTGCCTATAAGCCTTTGCTCGATGAAGCCCTCGGCAAAGCAAGCCACCGTCCGTTGTGTACCTTCATTTTACAGCGCCCGCAGTACACAGCTTCGCTTCAACCAGACCGCGATTTCGACTGGCAAACCGCCGTTGCGAAGGCCACGCCTGCCGACTGCGTTCCGGTCAACGCCACTGATCCGCTCTATATTCTGTATACCTCCGGCACCACCGGCAAACCCAAAGGCATTGTTCGCGACAATGGAGGCCATGCCGTAGCGCTTTCCTACAGTCTGGAAACCGTTTTTTCGCTCGACCCAGGCGATGTAATCTTTACCGCATCTGATTTTGGCTGGGCCGTTGGACATAGCTATTCGGTTTATGCACCACTATTTCGCGGCTGTACGTCGGTCATTCTGGAAGGCAAACCGGTCCGAACGCCCGACGCCGGTACGTTCTGGCGGATTATCCATGACTATCATGTAAAGGTTTTATTTACGGCACCGACCGCCTTTCGGGCAATTCGGAAAGAAGACCCAACGGCCAGTTTGCGAGACCAGTATGATCTATCGTCACTACGTTATGTTTTTGTGGCGGGCGAACGCTGCGACCCATCGACACTTCATTGGCTTGAGGAAACGACAGGCGTA harbors:
- a CDS encoding DUF6814 family protein, which translates into the protein MNTIKRYLGVVWLGLAALAGYFGITSLGLPKLTSGKTDDLVFGIIIVFVLMPIIVGGLARFGLYALQGEYDESDNRS
- a CDS encoding response regulator, whose product is MNTHILIADDEPSILMSLEFLMKKQGYQVLIARDGAEAYELLQQHHPKVLLLDVMMPGMNGYELCAYVRKTPGFEHTKVIFLSAKNKDIDFQRGYDAGADLYLTKPFSTRELVSKVREMLTGRPT
- a CDS encoding propionyl-CoA synthetase — its product is MTTASRTYADEYARSLNDPANFWAEQARRIPWYKTPDQILTTDEEGLTRWFADGVLNTCYAAVDYHADHGRANQAALIYDSPVTATKRTITYGQLRDEVAQLAGALRAAGVEKGDTVVIYMPMIPETAFAMLACARIGAVHSVVFGGFAPHELAIRIDDAQPKVILSASCGIEFDRTIAYKPLLDEALGKASHRPLCTFILQRPQYTASLQPDRDFDWQTAVAKATPADCVPVNATDPLYILYTSGTTGKPKGIVRDNGGHAVALSYSLETVFSLDPGDVIFTASDFGWAVGHSYSVYAPLFRGCTSVILEGKPVRTPDAGTFWRIIHDYHVKVLFTAPTAFRAIRKEDPTASLRDQYDLSSLRYVFVAGERCDPSTLHWLEETTGVPVIDNWWQTESGWPMVANPTGIELQPIKAGSATKPVPGYDLQILDEDGNNQPPDTTGLVCLKLPLPPGCFPTLWRDTPRFQAGYLSRFPGYYLSGDGGYIDEDGYVFIMGRVDDVINVAGHRLSTGEMEELVGSHPAVAECAVVGIACELRGQRPVGLVVLKDGLSIDAIQLEQELVTLIRTQIGAIACFQQAIAVKRLPKTRSGKILRKTIRQLADGENFTMPPTIDDPAILDEIKANLQLYRIGLAFASSDL
- a CDS encoding MFS transporter, which codes for MITEARKTVSNTRSLISVIGASSVGTLIEWYDFYIFGSLATVLATKFFPEGNPTAAFLSTLATFAAGFVVRPFGAIFFGRLGDLIGRKYTFMVTLLLMGGATFAIGLIPSYETIGFLAPTLVLLLRLLQGLALGGEYGGAATYVAEHSPTNRRGYWTSWIQTTATVGLFVSLLVILITRKSMSKESFDEWGWRVPFLVSVLMVLISYVIRRNMSESPLFAKAKAEGKTSTNPLKESFGNRYNFKFVLLALFGATMGQGVVWYTGQFYAMSFIKTVCNVDAIQSDELMSVALLMGTPFFVVFGWLSDRIGRKGIMLIGMLVALLSYRAIYEKIYQTTNLKNKQEITTNFSADSTTAPDPKVDGGFIQTKTIKREYTDGTKLTEVSKLKIAADPSAEPAKPDIKKTVLINDSDRWTLIWLIFIQVIFVTLVYGPIAAFLVEMFPVKIRYTSMSLPYHIGNGVFGGLLPAVATYLATGAKEANLAAEKAGSALPYAAPYLEGLWYPIIVAAVSFLIGLVYIRNRAQVVD
- a CDS encoding ATP-binding protein — translated: MTSLSLIICSLLYLGILFGIADWAERQRARGHTGRGIVGNSYVYALSLAVYCTAWTFYGSVGKAASEGIGFLSVYIGPTLMAPLWWLILRKMIRICKRQGITNIADFISARYGKSRGLGVLVTLVCVIGITPYISIQIRAIATSFASLSGKGSSIKPISFLSDHAFLLTLLLALFAILFGTRKLEANERHEGLVAAIAFESLVKLVAFVAVGAFVTFGLFNGPGDIFGRAASLPKLADNFHFGPGHSTSDWFWESLLSGFAVLFLPRQFQVAVVENVDEKHLNKAMWLFPLYLFLITLFVLPMAFGGQLVLGASANPDEYVLFLPLRNNQPGLAMLAYLGGFSAATSMIIIETTALSVMISNNLVMPLLLTRPSWQNRWGMHPASFVLNTRRLAILALLLLAYVYYRVVSDRLPLVSVGMISFAAVAQFAPAIIGGLFWKQGSFAGARLGLLAGVGIWFYTLVLPTIIPVDEYPAILTNTPSVLRLLRPNALFGLHHYGPIAHSVFWSLLINTGLYVWGSLRQSQRATDVNQAVLFVDVFRLERSHPVAWKGTALLTDIQGLLATFFGRERAIHILERYIRRFSIDSSQPFADPRLVTQAERILAGAVGAASARILVSSVTKEEPLSTGEVIQILKSSQELMIANKKLIRQSSELQQLTSQLRDVNERLQRADQQKDDFLSTVTHEIRTPITSIRALTEILQDEPDLEIDIRQQFLNTIVRESERLTRLIDQILELDRIQSGRIPLSLTEVSPTNLILESVETVRPLAADKKLTISIDTPARPVSIMADYDRLMQVMINLLSNAVKFSPEGSLPIDVRLVSDHQYCTVDVTDRGIGIDPVHQELIFDKFYQAHPSGPRKPKGSGLGLAISRMLVELHQGALSVRSRPGQGSTFTIQLPLLVNTSVNNDISNSYLH